Part of the Niallia alba genome is shown below.
CCTGTTTTCAGAATACGCGCTCCTAGTGTCATAAATAAGTGTTCCTTTCCTTTAATGTTACTAACATATTTTCTTATACCCCTTACTTTTTGCGAAAAACACGAAAAGTAAACACAATAATGTACTATACAGTGATTAGATGCTAACTTCAATAGACTAATGCCTGATTTTTTCTTTTTTCGATCGTTTTTAAAAAAATGGACATATTGTTGTTAAATTTGAAATGGATTTAAACTATATTAGTGGTGTAAAACGTTCTAATGGGTGGGGATTTCTGCTGCAAAAACAGTTGGTGGAATTTAGTTGGAGTTTCATTAAAAAAGGTCCAGTATTGTACTGAACCTTTTTTAACTACTAGTTAAAACTTATATTCTTCTTTAAGTGTTGCGAATGCTTGATCTACAGCGTGTAGGGTTGCTTCGATATCTTCTTCTGTGTGTGCGATAGTGATAAACCATGCTTCGTATTTGGATGGTGCTAGCATGATTCCTTGTTCTACTAATAGTTTAAAGAAGCGGCCGAACATTTCGCCATCTGTGTTTTCTGCTTGTTTGTAGTTGGATACTTTTTCGGTTGTAAAGTATACAGTAAGTGCTCCCTTTAAGCGGTTGATAGTAATGGGAACATTGTATTGTGTTGCTGCTTCTAGTATTCCTTTTTCCAACAGTGCACCTAATTTGTCTAGATAATCATATACGCCTTCTTGCTTTAATACTTCTAGACAAGCAATTCCTGCTTGGATGGATGCTGGGTTTCCGGCATGTGTTCCTGCTTGATAAGCTGGACCAATTGGTGCCACTTGATCCATGATTTCTCTTTTGCCGCCATATGCACCGATTGGAAGACCGCCGCCAATCACTTTTCCTAATGCTGTTAAATCAGGCTGAACACCAAGTAAGTCTTGTGCTCCCCCGTAAGTAAAGCGGAAAGCGGTGATCACTTCATCATAAATAACAAGTGCACCTGCTTTATGTGTTAGGTCATTGATTCCTTGCAAAAAGCCTTCCACTGGTTCCACGATACCGAAGTTACCAACGATTGGCTCTACTAGAACAGCTGCAACCTGATCGCCCCATTTATCTAATGCTTCTTTATAGGCATCTAAATCATTGAAAGGAACAGTGATGACATCTGCTGCAATGACTGCTGGCACACCGGCAGAATCTGGAGTACCAAGTGTAGAAGGGCCAGATCCAGCTGCAACTAATACAGGATCAGAGTGACCATGGTAACAGCCAGCAAATTTAATGACTTTATTTCTACCAGTGTAAGCACGAGCGACGCGAATCGTTGTCATAACAGCTTCTGTTCCGGAATTCATAAAACGGATTTTTTCCAGAGAAGGAATTGCCTCCTGAAGCATTTTCGCAAATGTGACTTCATGCGGTGTTGGTGTACCA
Proteins encoded:
- a CDS encoding glutamate-1-semialdehyde 2,1-aminomutase — its product is MLHTNSERLHEEALDIIVGGVNSPSRSYKAVGGGSPVVMERGQGAYFFDVDGNQYIDYLAAYGPIVTGHAHPHITKAVTRAAETGLLFGTPTPHEVTFAKMLQEAIPSLEKIRFMNSGTEAVMTTIRVARAYTGRNKVIKFAGCYHGHSDPVLVAAGSGPSTLGTPDSAGVPAVIAADVITVPFNDLDAYKEALDKWGDQVAAVLVEPIVGNFGIVEPVEGFLQGINDLTHKAGALVIYDEVITAFRFTYGGAQDLLGVQPDLTALGKVIGGGLPIGAYGGKREIMDQVAPIGPAYQAGTHAGNPASIQAGIACLEVLKQEGVYDYLDKLGALLEKGILEAATQYNVPITINRLKGALTVYFTTEKVSNYKQAENTDGEMFGRFFKLLVEQGIMLAPSKYEAWFITIAHTEEDIEATLHAVDQAFATLKEEYKF